The Streptomyces sp. NBC_00440 genome contains a region encoding:
- a CDS encoding aldo/keto reductase produces MTASLGLGTYRLRSLPEAAKAAVAHGADWIDTAPNYLHGQAEQQLKPVLAAYPLVPVSTKVGFFTPEQARRALAAGVLTKEEAEAGHCLSPRAVLWQAQQSRAALGRVPDITFVHNPERGLHTRRELEPRLYEAFVALEKCVDRGLTKGYGVATWGAVHEGLTSINRVAEIAWQAGRGKSRLRGIQLPLSIIQIGPLADAMNGYGALPSAQVHGIDIFASAPLHGGELLGMIPEPVAEELAPGSGPLRVALGFPASVQGVKRLLLSASSAQHWAEAAEAIEVPLPDKHMKEIASAFAP; encoded by the coding sequence ATGACCGCAAGTCTCGGCCTCGGAACCTACCGACTGCGCAGCCTTCCCGAAGCGGCGAAGGCCGCAGTGGCCCACGGAGCCGACTGGATCGACACGGCCCCCAACTACCTGCACGGGCAGGCGGAGCAACAGCTCAAGCCCGTTCTCGCCGCCTATCCGCTGGTCCCCGTCTCCACGAAGGTGGGCTTCTTCACCCCCGAACAGGCGCGGCGGGCTCTCGCGGCCGGCGTCCTGACCAAGGAGGAAGCGGAGGCCGGCCACTGCCTCAGCCCGCGCGCTGTTCTCTGGCAGGCTCAGCAGAGCCGCGCCGCGCTGGGACGCGTCCCTGACATCACCTTCGTGCACAACCCGGAGCGCGGACTCCACACCCGCCGCGAGTTGGAACCACGGCTGTATGAGGCTTTCGTCGCGCTGGAGAAGTGCGTAGACCGTGGCCTCACCAAGGGCTACGGCGTCGCCACCTGGGGAGCGGTGCACGAAGGTCTCACCTCGATCAACCGCGTCGCCGAGATTGCCTGGCAAGCGGGACGAGGCAAATCCCGACTCAGGGGGATCCAACTGCCACTTTCCATCATCCAGATCGGCCCTCTGGCAGACGCCATGAACGGGTACGGCGCACTGCCCAGTGCTCAAGTTCACGGCATCGACATCTTCGCCTCCGCACCCCTGCACGGAGGCGAACTCCTGGGAATGATCCCCGAGCCCGTTGCTGAAGAGCTGGCTCCGGGGTCAGGCCCGCTACGCGTAGCCCTCGGCTTTCCCGCGTCGGTGCAAGGTGTGAAGCGTCTGCTCCTCTCCGCCTCCTCTGCGCAACACTGGGCGGAAGCCGCGGAAGCCATCGAGGTACCACTCCCCGACAAGCACATGAAGGAAATCGCGAGTGCCTTCGCTCCCTGA
- a CDS encoding recombinase family protein, with protein MRRVLLAERISYSRDEKSESIEAQDARLKTRAAEEAARVVGITADVSVSGDVDMFDRPALGEWLAVDRREEWDELWVTNQDRLSRSEPHFMSFVFKMLEWGKEIHVLDDPSFTEQMKTPEGRAILHVKSLGPHKELERIKQRIQDSHDRRRFTNRWPGGIAPFGYRIVHRYVDGKQVAFIELDEEMVVWLHRMREWAVANEPHSGIEAKLNGGDVLTARDRARVARGKATKSKSALRKSQEGSRELWSNGSVKALLTNQALLGYKKYRGKVLRDDNGDPVRIADPVFTTEEWETLQAAVRARSVTTARRVNMTSPAYGVAICSGCGSNGNHKVSRGHANGLEYRYYVCGNWPNAKRCKGISCRAEIVEEMMEVLFLQLHGHERVTKRVWVAGSDSARELDQVEAKIRRLMRQDEEGDWEDDRAEYRQRMNRLKGRRTELKAMPVIKSGWVEIDQGMTYAELWATLDLEGQRKRLLESNFRMMIGKGTAWPEKVAMESPLIIEGEVVKSVQVSAVG; from the coding sequence GTGAGACGTGTGCTACTGGCTGAACGGATCTCCTACAGCCGGGACGAGAAGAGTGAGTCGATCGAGGCTCAAGACGCCAGACTGAAGACGCGGGCCGCCGAAGAGGCGGCCCGCGTTGTTGGCATCACGGCGGACGTGTCCGTGTCCGGCGATGTGGACATGTTCGACAGGCCAGCTCTCGGTGAGTGGCTGGCCGTAGACAGGCGTGAAGAGTGGGATGAGCTGTGGGTTACGAATCAGGACAGGCTCAGCCGCAGTGAGCCGCACTTCATGTCATTTGTGTTCAAAATGCTCGAATGGGGCAAGGAGATACATGTCCTAGATGACCCCTCGTTCACGGAGCAGATGAAGACCCCTGAAGGTCGCGCGATTCTGCACGTGAAGAGTCTCGGTCCGCATAAGGAGCTGGAGCGCATCAAGCAGCGCATCCAGGACTCACACGACCGCCGGCGCTTCACGAACCGCTGGCCGGGAGGCATTGCCCCGTTCGGGTACCGCATTGTTCACCGCTACGTGGACGGTAAACAAGTCGCCTTCATCGAGCTGGACGAAGAGATGGTGGTCTGGCTTCATCGGATGCGTGAGTGGGCCGTAGCCAACGAACCTCACTCGGGCATTGAGGCCAAGCTCAATGGCGGTGACGTTCTTACCGCACGGGACCGTGCGCGGGTCGCCCGCGGTAAGGCGACCAAGAGCAAGTCGGCGCTGCGGAAGAGCCAGGAGGGGAGCCGGGAGCTGTGGTCGAACGGCTCGGTAAAGGCGCTGCTGACGAACCAGGCGCTACTTGGCTATAAGAAGTACCGAGGCAAGGTGCTCAGGGATGACAACGGCGACCCCGTCCGGATCGCCGATCCCGTGTTCACGACGGAGGAGTGGGAGACGCTTCAGGCGGCGGTAAGGGCGCGCAGCGTGACCACGGCTCGCCGCGTGAACATGACGAGCCCTGCATACGGAGTCGCGATCTGTTCGGGGTGCGGTAGTAACGGCAACCACAAGGTCTCGCGAGGCCACGCTAACGGCCTGGAGTACCGGTATTACGTGTGCGGTAACTGGCCCAACGCCAAGCGATGTAAGGGCATCAGCTGTCGGGCCGAGATCGTGGAAGAGATGATGGAAGTGCTGTTCCTTCAGCTTCACGGCCACGAGCGCGTGACCAAGCGCGTGTGGGTTGCTGGCTCCGACAGCGCTCGGGAGCTGGATCAGGTGGAGGCCAAGATCCGGCGCCTGATGCGTCAGGACGAGGAAGGTGACTGGGAAGACGACCGCGCTGAGTACCGGCAGCGGATGAACCGTCTCAAGGGGCGCCGGACCGAACTGAAGGCCATGCCCGTGATCAAGTCTGGGTGGGTTGAGATCGATCAAGGCATGACCTATGCAGAGCTGTGGGCCACGCTGGACCTCGAAGGCCAACGGAAGCGACTCCTGGAGTCCAACTTCCGGATGATGATCGGCAAGGGCACCGCTTGGCCGGAGAAGGTGGCCATGGAGAGTCCGTTGATCATCGAGGGTGAAGTTGTGAAGTCGGTCCAGGTCTCCGCCGTCGGGTGA
- a CDS encoding LacI family DNA-binding transcriptional regulator: protein MASIKDVAAGAEVSVATVSRVLNGHPSVRPDTRTRVMAAVEALGYRPNAVARSLRTQQTRTLGLVISDVLNPYFTELARSVEDEARAHGYSVIIGNADEQPALQDHHIRTLVDRRIDGLLVSPTDGGSPLMLDAVRAGVPMVFVDRWIPGVDVPVVRADGREAVRDLVAHLYALGHRRLAIIAGPATTTTGSERVDAFREALREHGLPLPDARIGHGDFQAGSGHREATRLLALAEPPDVIFAADNLMALGAMDAIRAHGLRIPQDIALAAFDDIPWFVHTDPPITAIAQPTGELGRAAVRALIDRLDGREPHSAILPARLVVRRSCGEPPAPVTTAPAGATPAPTTGVRATPVTMPPAAAPGSTTPPAPPSPAPTPNRSNR, encoded by the coding sequence ATGGCGAGCATCAAGGACGTCGCAGCCGGCGCGGAGGTCTCCGTCGCCACGGTGTCCCGGGTACTCAACGGTCATCCGTCGGTCAGGCCCGACACCCGCACCCGGGTGATGGCCGCCGTGGAGGCCCTCGGTTACCGGCCGAACGCGGTCGCCAGGTCGCTGCGCACCCAGCAGACCCGCACTCTCGGCCTGGTCATCAGCGATGTGCTGAACCCGTACTTCACCGAGCTGGCCCGCTCCGTCGAGGACGAGGCGCGGGCGCACGGCTACAGCGTGATCATCGGCAACGCCGACGAGCAGCCCGCCCTCCAGGACCACCACATCCGCACCCTCGTCGACCGCCGGATCGACGGTCTGCTGGTCAGCCCCACCGACGGCGGCTCACCGCTGATGCTCGACGCGGTCAGGGCAGGCGTGCCGATGGTCTTCGTGGACCGCTGGATCCCGGGCGTGGACGTCCCCGTCGTACGGGCGGACGGGCGCGAAGCCGTCCGCGACCTGGTCGCCCACCTGTACGCGCTGGGCCACCGCAGACTCGCCATCATCGCGGGCCCGGCCACGACCACCACCGGCAGCGAGCGGGTGGACGCCTTCCGGGAGGCGCTGCGCGAGCACGGACTGCCGCTGCCCGACGCCCGGATCGGGCACGGCGACTTCCAGGCGGGCAGCGGGCACCGCGAGGCGACCCGGCTGCTGGCACTCGCCGAGCCCCCCGACGTGATCTTCGCCGCCGACAACCTGATGGCGCTGGGCGCGATGGACGCGATCCGCGCCCACGGTCTGCGCATCCCGCAGGACATCGCGCTGGCCGCCTTCGACGACATCCCGTGGTTCGTGCACACCGACCCGCCGATCACCGCCATCGCCCAGCCGACCGGCGAACTCGGCCGGGCCGCCGTACGCGCGCTGATCGACCGTCTCGATGGCCGCGAGCCGCACTCCGCGATCCTCCCCGCCCGGCTGGTGGTCCGCCGCTCGTGCGGCGAGCCGCCGGCCCCCGTGACCACGGCCCCCGCCGGCGCAACTCCCGCGCCCACGACCGGCGTCCGTGCGACGCCCGTGACCATGCCCCCCGCCGCGGCACCCGGCTCCACGACACCCCCCGCACCCCCGTCCCCCGCCCCCACGCCGAACAGGAGCAACCGGTGA
- a CDS encoding sugar ABC transporter ATP-binding protein, translated as MSVPDELLRIEGIRKTFPGVVALDSVDFDLRRGEVHVLLGENGAGKSTLIKMLSGAYRPDSGKIFAEGREVRIHGAQDAERLGIATIYQEFNLVPDLTVAENIFLGRQPRRFGMIDRARMEQDAAGLLARVGLDIAPRTKVRELGIARLQMVEIAKALSLEARVLIMDEPTAVLTSGEVEKLFGLVRALRDDGVGIVFITHHLEEIAALGDRVTVIRDGRSIDQVPADTPEDELVRLVVGRSIEQQYPRERPAAADPGTEAPLLSVHGLGRDGVFHDVSFEVRAGEVVGIAGLVGAGRTEVARAVFGADPYDRGTVDVIGRRLPRHDVNAAMGAGIGLVPEDRKGQGLLLDASVEENLGLVTLRSATRAGLVDIKGQQAAAARVAGQLGVRMAGLGQHVRTLSGGNQQKVVIGKWLLADTKILILDEPTRGIDVGAKVEIYQLINELTASGHAVLMISSDLPEVLGMSDRVLVMAQGRIAGELPAHEATQDAVMALAVSAATSHNEVKEAEGSRDH; from the coding sequence GTGAGCGTCCCCGACGAGTTGCTGCGTATCGAAGGCATACGCAAGACCTTCCCCGGAGTGGTCGCGCTCGACAGCGTCGACTTCGACCTGCGCCGTGGCGAGGTCCATGTCCTCCTCGGCGAGAACGGCGCGGGCAAGAGCACCCTCATCAAGATGCTCTCCGGCGCCTACCGACCCGACAGCGGCAAGATCTTCGCCGAGGGCCGCGAGGTCCGGATCCACGGCGCGCAGGACGCCGAGCGGCTCGGGATCGCCACGATCTACCAGGAGTTCAACCTGGTCCCCGATCTGACGGTCGCCGAGAACATCTTCCTCGGCCGCCAGCCGCGCCGCTTCGGGATGATCGACCGGGCCCGGATGGAGCAGGACGCCGCCGGGCTGCTGGCCCGGGTCGGCCTCGACATCGCGCCCCGCACCAAGGTCCGCGAACTGGGCATCGCCCGGCTCCAGATGGTGGAGATCGCGAAGGCGCTGAGCCTGGAGGCCCGCGTCCTGATCATGGACGAACCCACCGCGGTGCTCACATCCGGCGAGGTGGAGAAGTTGTTCGGGCTCGTCCGCGCGCTGCGCGACGACGGCGTCGGCATCGTCTTCATCACCCACCACCTCGAAGAGATCGCCGCGCTCGGCGACCGCGTCACGGTGATCCGCGACGGCCGCAGCATCGACCAGGTGCCCGCCGACACCCCCGAGGACGAACTGGTCCGGCTGGTGGTGGGCCGCAGCATCGAGCAGCAGTACCCCCGGGAGCGTCCGGCCGCCGCGGACCCCGGCACCGAGGCCCCGCTGCTCTCCGTACACGGTCTGGGCCGGGACGGCGTCTTCCACGACGTCAGCTTCGAGGTGCGGGCCGGTGAGGTGGTCGGCATCGCCGGACTCGTCGGGGCCGGCCGGACCGAGGTCGCCCGCGCGGTCTTCGGCGCCGACCCGTACGACAGGGGCACCGTCGACGTCATCGGCAGACGGCTTCCCCGGCACGACGTGAACGCGGCGATGGGCGCCGGGATCGGTCTGGTCCCCGAGGACCGCAAGGGCCAGGGCCTGTTGCTCGACGCCTCGGTCGAGGAAAACCTCGGCCTGGTCACGCTGCGCTCCGCCACCCGCGCGGGCCTCGTCGACATCAAGGGCCAGCAGGCCGCCGCGGCCCGGGTCGCCGGACAGCTCGGCGTACGGATGGCCGGGCTCGGCCAGCATGTGCGCACGCTCTCCGGCGGCAACCAGCAGAAGGTCGTCATCGGCAAGTGGCTGCTCGCCGACACGAAGATCCTGATCCTGGACGAGCCGACGCGCGGTATCGACGTCGGCGCCAAGGTCGAGATCTACCAGCTCATCAACGAGCTGACGGCATCGGGCCACGCGGTCCTGATGATCTCCAGCGATCTGCCCGAGGTGCTCGGTATGAGCGACCGGGTGCTGGTGATGGCGCAGGGCCGGATCGCCGGTGAACTCCCCGCGCACGAAGCGACCCAGGACGCGGTGATGGCACTCGCCGTCAGCGCGGCAACCTCCCACAACGAAGTGAAGGAAGCAGAGGGTTCCCGTGACCACTGA
- a CDS encoding ABC transporter permease/substrate-binding protein, with product MTTDTLKSNTGASGASAVVRRILLDNGALSALVVLVVAMSLLSGDFLTTQNLLNVGVQAAVTAILAFGVTFVIVSAGIDLSVGSVAALSATVLAWTATSEGIPVWIAVILAVATGIACGLVNGVLISYGKLPPFIATLAMLSIGRGLSLVISQGSPIAFPGSVSSLGDTLGGWLPVPVIVMIVMGLITALILARTYIGRSMYAIGGNEEAARLSGLRVKRQKLAIYALSGLFAAAAGIVLASRLSSAQPQAADGYELDAIAAVVIGGASLAGGVGKASGTLIGALILAVLRNGLNLLSVSAFWQQVVIGVVIALAVLLDTLRRRAGSGAGSGAGQAGAGAGAGGPGGKGRQAAQAGIAVVCVAAVVGAVTWFNSGSSSGGRTKVGLSLSTMNNPFFVQMKAGAQQEAKAENVDLTVTDAQNDASQQANQIENFTSAGVKAMIINPVDSDAAAPSVRAADKAGIPVVAADRGVNKADTATLVASDNIAGGKLAAKTLAAKLGGKGRIVVLQGTAGTSASRERGQGFEEGMKAYPGIKIVARQPADFDRTKGLDVMTNLLQANHGLTGVFAENDEMGLGAIKALGSKAGTSIPVVSFDGTPDGLKAVKAGTLYATVAQQPAELGKLAVQNAVRASHGKKVGSMVKVPVKVVTKKNAADFS from the coding sequence GTGACCACTGACACGCTCAAGAGCAATACGGGCGCGAGTGGCGCCTCTGCGGTCGTCCGCCGCATCCTGCTCGACAACGGCGCGCTCAGCGCCCTGGTCGTCCTGGTGGTGGCGATGTCGCTGCTCTCCGGCGACTTCCTGACCACTCAGAACCTGCTCAACGTCGGTGTACAGGCCGCCGTGACCGCGATCCTCGCGTTCGGTGTCACCTTCGTCATCGTCTCGGCGGGCATCGACCTCTCGGTCGGCTCGGTCGCCGCGCTCTCCGCGACCGTGCTGGCGTGGACGGCGACCTCCGAAGGGATACCGGTCTGGATCGCGGTGATACTCGCCGTGGCCACCGGCATCGCCTGCGGCCTGGTCAACGGCGTACTGATCTCGTACGGCAAACTCCCGCCGTTCATCGCGACGCTGGCCATGCTCTCCATCGGCCGCGGTCTCTCGCTGGTCATCTCGCAGGGCAGCCCGATCGCCTTCCCCGGCTCGGTCTCCTCGCTCGGTGACACGCTCGGCGGCTGGCTGCCGGTCCCGGTCATCGTGATGATCGTGATGGGGCTGATCACCGCGCTGATCCTGGCCCGTACGTACATCGGCCGCTCCATGTACGCCATCGGCGGCAACGAGGAGGCCGCCAGGCTCTCCGGGCTGCGGGTCAAGCGGCAGAAGCTCGCCATCTACGCGCTCTCCGGGCTCTTCGCCGCCGCCGCGGGCATCGTCCTCGCGTCGCGGCTCTCCTCCGCGCAGCCGCAGGCCGCCGACGGGTACGAGCTGGACGCCATCGCCGCCGTCGTCATCGGCGGGGCCAGCCTGGCGGGCGGTGTCGGCAAGGCGTCCGGCACCCTGATCGGCGCGCTGATCCTGGCCGTGCTCCGCAACGGCCTCAACCTCCTCTCGGTGTCGGCGTTCTGGCAGCAGGTCGTGATCGGCGTGGTCATCGCGCTCGCCGTCCTGCTGGACACGCTGCGCCGCCGTGCCGGGTCCGGTGCGGGCTCCGGTGCCGGTCAGGCCGGTGCGGGTGCCGGTGCCGGCGGCCCGGGCGGCAAGGGCAGGCAAGCGGCACAGGCGGGCATCGCCGTCGTCTGTGTGGCGGCCGTCGTCGGCGCCGTGACCTGGTTCAACTCCGGTTCGTCGTCGGGCGGCCGGACCAAGGTCGGGCTCTCCCTCTCCACCATGAACAACCCGTTCTTCGTCCAGATGAAGGCGGGCGCCCAGCAGGAGGCCAAGGCCGAGAACGTCGACCTGACCGTCACCGACGCGCAGAACGACGCCTCCCAGCAGGCCAACCAGATCGAGAACTTCACCAGTGCCGGCGTCAAGGCCATGATCATCAACCCGGTGGACTCGGACGCAGCGGCCCCCTCCGTACGCGCGGCCGACAAGGCGGGCATCCCGGTGGTCGCGGCCGACCGCGGCGTCAACAAGGCGGACACGGCGACCCTCGTCGCATCCGACAACATCGCGGGCGGCAAGCTCGCCGCGAAGACCCTGGCGGCCAAGCTCGGCGGCAAGGGCCGGATCGTCGTCCTCCAGGGCACCGCTGGCACCTCGGCCAGCCGTGAGCGCGGCCAGGGCTTCGAAGAGGGCATGAAGGCGTACCCCGGGATCAAGATCGTCGCCCGGCAGCCCGCGGACTTCGACCGCACCAAGGGCCTGGACGTCATGACCAATCTGCTCCAGGCGAACCACGGGCTCACCGGGGTCTTCGCCGAGAACGACGAGATGGGCCTCGGCGCCATCAAGGCGCTCGGCTCCAAGGCGGGCACGTCGATCCCGGTGGTCAGCTTCGACGGAACGCCCGACGGGCTCAAGGCCGTCAAGGCGGGCACCCTGTACGCCACGGTCGCGCAGCAGCCCGCTGAGCTGGGCAAGCTCGCGGTGCAGAACGCGGTCAGGGCCTCGCACGGCAAGAAGGTCGGCAGCATGGTGAAGGTGCCGGTCAAGGTCGTCACCAAGAAGAACGCCGCCGACTTCTCCTGA
- a CDS encoding ribokinase produces MNDYDLLVVGSANADLVIGVERRPAPGETVLGSDLVIHPGGKGANQAVAAARLGARSALLARVGDDANGRLLLESQRAAGVDTVGVLVGGAPTGVALITVDPSGDNSIVVSPGANARLTPADIRAAGSLFEAARVVSTQLEIPLETVTELVRVLPDGTRFVLNPSPPQPLPDEILAACDPLVVNEHEARTVLGDAAGDSPEDWARALLALGPRSVVITLGAAGALVADGRTGTSAHVPSLKVDAVDTTGAGDAFTAALAWRLGQGEDLAQAAAFAARVGATAVTKPGAQESYPTADEVRPE; encoded by the coding sequence ATGAACGACTACGACCTGCTGGTCGTAGGGTCGGCCAACGCCGACCTGGTGATCGGCGTCGAACGCCGCCCCGCGCCCGGCGAGACCGTGCTCGGCTCCGACCTCGTCATCCACCCGGGCGGCAAGGGCGCCAACCAGGCGGTGGCCGCGGCCCGGCTCGGCGCCCGCAGCGCCCTGCTGGCCCGGGTCGGGGACGACGCCAACGGGCGGCTGCTGCTGGAGTCCCAGCGCGCGGCGGGCGTCGACACCGTCGGCGTCCTCGTCGGCGGCGCGCCCACCGGTGTCGCCCTGATCACGGTGGACCCGTCGGGCGACAACAGCATCGTGGTCTCCCCCGGTGCCAACGCCCGGCTCACCCCGGCCGACATCCGCGCGGCGGGCAGCCTGTTCGAGGCGGCCAGGGTGGTGTCGACGCAGCTGGAGATCCCGCTGGAGACGGTCACCGAGCTGGTACGGGTACTGCCCGACGGGACCCGGTTCGTACTGAACCCGTCCCCGCCGCAGCCGCTGCCCGACGAGATCCTCGCGGCCTGTGACCCGCTGGTGGTCAATGAGCACGAGGCCAGGACGGTGCTGGGCGACGCGGCGGGCGACTCCCCCGAGGACTGGGCGCGGGCGCTGCTCGCACTCGGGCCGCGCTCCGTGGTAATCACCCTCGGCGCGGCGGGCGCACTGGTCGCCGACGGCCGTACGGGGACGAGCGCGCACGTACCGAGCCTCAAGGTCGACGCGGTGGACACCACCGGTGCGGGCGACGCCTTCACGGCCGCGCTGGCCTGGCGCCTGGGACAGGGCGAGGACCTGGCGCAGGCCGCCGCGTTCGCCGCCC